One genomic region from Clarias gariepinus isolate MV-2021 ecotype Netherlands chromosome 22, CGAR_prim_01v2, whole genome shotgun sequence encodes:
- the pgd gene encoding 6-phosphogluconate dehydrogenase, decarboxylating, with product MAQADIALIGLAVMGQNLILNMNDHGFVVCAYNRTVSKVQDFLKNEAKGTKVIGAESLQEMVSKLKTPRRIILLVKAGQAVDDFIDKLVPLLESGDIIIDGGNSEYRDTTRRCKSLKEKGLLFVGSGVSGGEEGARYGPSLMPGGHKEAWPHIKDIFQSIAAKVGTGEPCCDWVGDEGAGHFVKMVHNGIEYGDMQLICEAYHLMKDVLAMDHDDMAKAFDQWNKTELDSFLIEITANILKYKDSDGTHLLPKIRDSAGQKGTGKWTAISALEYGVPVTLIGEAVFARCLSALKDERVVASKSLAGPQGAKFTGDKKQFLEDIRKALYASKIISYAQGFMLLRQAANEFGWSLNYGGIALMWRGGCIIRSVFLGKIKEAFDRDTKLQNLLLDNFFSKAVQDCQESWRRVVSTGVQLGIPMPSFTTALSFYDGYRHAMLPANLLQAQRDYFGAHTYELLSNPGQFVHTNWTGHGGNVSSTSYNA from the exons ATGGCACA AGCGGATATTGCTCTGATTGGTTTGGCCGTGATGGGACAGAACCTGATCCTGAACATGAACGATCACGGCTTTGTT GTATGCGCTTACAACAGGACGGTGTCCAAGGTGCAGGACTTCTTGAAGAACGAAGCCAAAGGCACTAAAGTGATCGGTGCAGAGTCTCTGCAGGAAATGGTTTCTAAACTGAAGACTCCTCGACGCATCATTCTCCTCGTCAAGGCCGGACAAGCTGTCGATGATTTCATAGACAAGCTG GTGCCTCTTCTGGAGTCTGGAGACATCATTATCGATGGGGGCAATTCTGAATACAGAGATACAACA CGTCGGTGTAAAAGCCTAAAGGAGAAAGGTCTGTTGTTTGTGGGAAGCGGAGTGAGTGGAGGAGAGGAGGGGGCACGCTACGGACCATCGCTGATGCCTGGTGGACACAAGGAAGCATG GCCACACATAAAGGACATCTTTCAGAGCATTGCTGCTAAGGTGGGCACAGGGGAGCCATGTTGTGACTGG GTTGGCGATGAGGGCGCGGGACACTTTGTGAAGATGGTCCATAATGGCATTGAATACGGTGACATGCAGCTGATCTGTGAAGCCTACCACCTGATGAAGGATGTGTTGGCTATGGATCATGATGACATGGCAAAG GCTTTTGACCAGTGGAATAAAACAGAGCTGGATTCCTTCCTTATCGAGATCACTGCAAACATTCTGAAGTACAAGGACTCTGATGGCACTCACCTGCTGCCCAAAATCAGAGACAGCGCTGGGCAGAAGGGCACAGGGAAATGGACAGCTATCTCTGCTTTGGAGTATGGTGTACCTGTTACACTCATCG GAGAGGCTGTCTTTGCCAGATGTCTTTCTGCTTTAAAAGACGAGAGAGTCGTGGCCAGTAAGAGCCTCGCAGGGCCCCAGGGGGCAAAATTTACTGGCGACAAGAAACAGTTTCTTGAAGACATTCGAAAG GCTCTGTATGCCTCCAAGATCATTTCCTACGCTCAGGGCTTCATGCTCCTACGCCAAGCGGCTAACGAGTTCGGCTGGTCTCTCAATTATGGAGGGATCGCACTGATGTGGCGAGGTGGCTGCATCATCCGGAG TGTGTTCCtgggaaaaataaaggaagccTTCGACCGAGATACAAAACTGCAGAATCTGCTATTGGACAACTTTTTCAGCAAAGCTGTCCAGGACTGTCAG GAGTCGTGGAGGCGGGTTGTAAGTACAGGAGTTCAGCTGGGGATCCCAATGCCTTCCTTTACCACCGCACTGTCCTTCTACGATGGCTACAGACACGCCATGCTCCCTGCTAACCTGCTGCAG GCTCAGAGGGATTACTTTGGGGCCCACACATATGAGCTGCTCTCAAATCCTGGCCAGTTCGTCCATACCAATTGGACAGGCCATGGTGGGAATGTATCCTCGACATCTTACAACGCCTAG